Within Actinoplanes sp. L3-i22, the genomic segment CCGCGCCTCGCCGAGGAGGCCCGCGAGCTGCTCACCGCGCCGCTCTGCCCGGCCGGCGAGACCACGCTGATCCTCGGCGGCTCGCAGCTCGCGCTGCAGATCCACGAGTCGGTCGGGCACGCCATCGAGCTGGACCGGATCCTCGGCTGGGAGGCCGCGTTCGCCGGCACCAGCTGGCTGGACCTGACCCGGCTGGGCTCGCTGCGGTACGGGTCGGACCTGATGAACATCACCATCGACCCGACGTTCCCGGGCGCGCTGGGCAGCTTCGGCTTCGACGACGAGGGCACCCCCGCGGTGAAACGGCACGCGGTCCGCGACGGCATCTGGGTCGGCGTGCTGGCCGGGCGGGACTCGGCCGCGGTCGCCGGGCTGGACTACGCCGGCAGCGTGCGCTCCGACGGCTGGTCCCGGCTGCCGATGGTGCGGATGACCAACGTCGGCCTGGAGCCCGGGCCGCACACCCTCGACGAGATCATCGCGGCCACCGACGACGGCGTGTTCATGGACGTCAACCGGTCCTGGTCGATCGACGACCGGCGGCTGAACTTCCAGTTCGGCTGCGAGATCGGCTACGAGATCAAGAACGGGAGACGGGGCCGGATGCTGCGCAACCCGACCTACACCGGGATCGGCCCGAAGTTCTGGCAGTCGATGGACATGCTGTCCGCCGAGACCGTCGCCTGGGGCACGCCGAACTGCGGTAAGGGCCAGCCCGGCCAGATCGGGCACACCGGACACCCGGCGGCGCCGGCCCGGTTCACCGGCGTCCGGGTGGGGGTTCGAGGATGAGCACCGAGATCGAGCTGGCGGCGAAGGTGGTGGAGCTGGTCCGGGAGTTGGCCGGGCGGTCCGCCGAGGCCGAGGTCAACGTGCGGCACCAGGCGCTCGCGCTGACCCGGTTCGCCAACTCCGCGATCCATCAGAACGTGGCCGAGGCGACCACCGGCGTGCGGCTGCGGCTGCACCTGGACGGCCGGACGGCGACCGGCTCCACCACGCTGACCGGCGTGGACGGCCTGCGCTCGCTGGTCGAGCGGACCGTCGCCGCGGCCCGGGTGACCCCGCCCGACCCGGGCTGGGCCGGCCTCACCCGGCCCGCCGCGCTGCACATCTCGGCCGCGCACCCGGGCTCCGGCGAGCACTCCGGACTGGCCTTCGGCTTCGACGAGGCGACCGCCCGGGCCACCCCGGGAGAACGGGCCGAGCGGGTCCGCGCGTTCGTCGACGCGGCCGGCGGCCTGGAGACGGCCGGTTACTGCAAGACCGAGTACCTCTCCGCCGCCTTCGCGAACACCGCCGGCCAGGCCGTCGAGGGCCGCACCGCGGAGGCCGCGATGGACGGCATCGCCCGCAACAACGGCGCCGACGGCGTGGCCCGCCTGCTCGCGTCCCGGCTGAGTGACCTGGACGGGGCCGCGCTGGGCGCCCGGGCCGCGGCCAAGGCCCGCGCCGCGGCCGACCCGATCGAGCTCCCGCCGGGGCACTACGAGGTGGTCCTCGAACCGACCGCGGTCGCCGACCTGCTGCAGAACTTCTCGATCTTCGGCTTCAACGGCAAGTCCTGGACCCAGAAGCAGTCCTTCGCCGAGCTGGGCAAGGAGCAGTTCGACCCGTCGGTGACCATCGTGGACGACCCGCTGGGCAGTCGCGGGGAGCCGGCGCCCGGCCTGCCCTTCGACGACGAGGGCACCCCGGCGCGGTCGCTGGTGCTGGTCCGGGAGGGGATCACCCGGGCGGTGACCCACGACCGGACGTCCGCGGCCGAGGCCGGCGCCACCGAGTCGACCGGGCACGCCTCCCCGGCCTCCCGATCCTGGGGGCCGTTCCCCGGGCACCTGCGCCTGGAGGCGGGCCCGGCCGGCGGCACCGCGGACGGCCCGGCGGCGGTGGCCGGGTCGGCCCGGCCGTTCGTCGCCCGGATGCGCCGCGGCCTGCTGGTCACCGACCTCTGGTACACCCGGGTGCTGGACCCGAAGACGCTGGTGGTGACCGGACTGACCCGCAACGGCGTGTGGCTGGTGGAGGACGGGGAGATCACCCGCCCGGTGGGCAACCTGCGCTTCACCCAGTCCTACCCGCAGGCGCTGGGCCCGGGCCAGGTGCTCGGGATCGGCGCCGAGTCGGTGCTGCTGCCGGATTCCTGGGGCGGCGCGCGGTACGCGGCACCGGCCCTGCACCTGGCGTCGTGGAACATCACCGGCAACGCCTCGGGCTAGATCCAATAACGCATAGGTGATCGTCTTTGCGGGCCGGGATGATGTTTTTGTGACCCGGCCCGCAAAACCGTCAGACCTTCGGCGTAACGTGTGCCACACATCACCGTCGCACGAGGACGGCTGAGGAGCAGGCACCACTGTGTCCGCTTCCGGTCGGCCCGTGCACCTGGCGCGGCACCGGCAGGGGTATGACATGACGACGACGGCAACGTGGCCGGGTGGGCGACGCCTGCGCGCCGCGATCTCGGCGCGAACACTTCGGACCGATCGGTGGTGGCTGGCGCCGCTGATCACGTTCCTCGGGCTGACCGCCTGGGTGGCGTACGCGACGGTCCGGGTCTTCATGCACAAGTGGTTCTACGTCGAGGAGTATCACTACCTCACGCCGTTCTACTCACCGTGCATCACCGACCGCTGCGGTGAGGCGGCCGAGTTCGGCACTCCCCTGCCGAGCTTCTGGCTGATCCCGGAGGCGTCGTTCACCCTGCCGTTCCTGCTGCTCTTCCGGCTGACCTGCTATTACTACCGGAAGGCGTACTACCGGGCGTTCTGGTTGTCCCCGCCGGCCTGCGCGGTGCCCGACGGTCATCAGACGTATTCCGGCGAGACCCGCTTCCCGCTGGTCTTCCAGAACGCCCATCGGTACGCGTTCTACGCCGCCGGGATCATCTCGCTGATCAACACCTGGGACGCGATCCGTGCCCAGGCGACCGGGATCGGCCTGGGCAACGTGATCCTCTGGGTCAACGTGATCATGCTCTGGGCGTACACGCTGTCCTGCCACTCCTGCCGGCACATCGCCGGCGGCCGGCTCAAGCACTTCTCCAAGCACCCGGTGCGGTACCGCTTCTGGACCTTCGTGTCCAAGCTGAACACCCGGCACATGCAGCTGGCCTGGATCACCCTCGGGACGCTCGCGCTGACCGATTTCTACATCATGGCGGTCTCCGCCCACTGGTTCTCCGACCTTCGGCTCATCGGTTAGGCGGCACGGACGATGACCACCCTGGAACGCCATCTGTACGACGTCGTGGTGATCGGTGCCGGTGGCGCCGGGCTGCGCGCGGCGATCGAGGCACGACTGGCCGGCAAGAAGACCGCGATCATCTCCAAGTCGCTGTTCGGCAAGGCGCACACGGTGATGGCCGAGGGCGGCGCGGCGGCCGCGATGGGGAACGCGAACTCCCGGGACAACTGGATGGTCCACTTCCGGGACACCATGCGCGGCGGCAAGTTCCTGAACAACTTCCGGATGGCCGAGCTGCACGCCAAGGAGGCCCCGGAGCGGATCTGGGAGCTGGAGACGTACGGGGCGTTGTTCGACCGTACGAAGGACGGAAAGATCTCCCAGCGGAACTTCGGCGGCCACGAGTACCCGCGGCTGGCCCACGTCGGCGACCGCACCGGCCTGGAGCTGATCCGCACCCTGCAGCAGAAGATCGTCTCCCTGCAGCAGGAGGACTTCGCCGAGACCGGCAGCTACGACTCGCGGATCCGGGTCTTCCAGGAGACCACGATCACCGAGCTGATGCTCGACGGCGACCGGGTGGCCGGCGCGTTCGGCTACTACCGCGACTCCGGCGACTTCCTGCTCTTCGAGGCGCCCGCGGTGGTGCTCGCCACCGGCGGCGTCGGCCGCAGCTACAAGGTCACCTCGAACTCCTGGGAGTACACCGGCGACGGCCACGCGCTGGCCCTGCGCGCCGGCGCGACCCTGATCAACATGGAGTTCCTGCAGTTCCACCCGACCGGCATGGTCTGGCCGCCGAGCGTCAAGGGCATCCTGGTCACCGAGTCGGTCCGGGGCGACGGCGGCGTGCTGCGCAACTCCGAGAACAAGCGGTTCATGTTCGACTACGTCCCTGACGTCTTCCGCAAGCAGTACGCGGAGACCGAGGAGGAGGCGGACCGCTGGTACGAGGATCCGGACAACAACCGGCGACCGCCCGAACTGCTGCCCCGCGACGAGGTGGCCCGGGCGATCAACAACGAGGTCAAGTCCGGACGGGGCAGCCCGGCCGGGGGCGTCTTCCTGGACATCGCGAGCCGGCTGCCGGCCGAGCAGATCGTCCGGCGGCTCCCGTCGATGCACCACCAGTTCAAGGAGCTGGCCGACGTCGACATCACCAAGGAGCCGATGGAGGTCGGCCCGACCTGCCACTACGTGATGGGCGGGGTCGAGGTCGACCCGGACTCCGGCGCCGCGTTCGGCTCGGTGCAGGGCCTGTTCGCGGCGGGTGAGGTGTCCGGCGGCATGCACGGCTCCAACCGGCTCGGCGGCAACTCCCTCTCCGACCTGCTGGTCTTCGGCAAACGGGCCGGTGAGCACGCCGCGGCGTACGTGGACGCGCTCGCCAAGCGCCCCAAGCCGGACCGGGTGGACGTGGCCGCCGCGACCGAGGTCGCGCTCGCGCCGCTGGCCCGGACCGAGGGCGAGAATCCGTACACCCTGCAGCAGGACCTGCAGGCGGTGATGGGCGACCTGGTCGGCATCATCCGCCGGGAGGGCGAGCTGAGCGACGCGCTCAAGCGGCTGCACGAGCTGCGCGTGCGGGTGGCGAACGTCGCGGTCGGCGGCGGCCGGCTCTACAACCCCGGCTGGCACCTCGCCCTCGACCTGCGCAACATGCTGGTCGTCTCGGAGTGCACGGCGAAGGCGGCGCTGGAACGCGAGGAGTCGCGCGGCGGCCACACCCGGGAGGACTTCCCGAAGATGAGCCCCGAGTGGCGGCGGCTCAACCTGGTCTGCTCGCTCGACGAGGCCGGTGAGGTGCACCTGGAACGCAAGCCGGTGCCGGCCATGCGCCCCGAGCTGATCGACCTCTTCGACCGCAGCGAACTGACCAAGTACATGACCGACGAGGAGCTGGGGGCAGAGTGAAACGCCACTTCCGTGTCTGGCGAGGCGATTCGTCCGGCGGCGACCTGGAGAACTTCGACGTCGAGGTCAACGAGGGCGAGGTGGTGCTGGACATCATCCACCGGCTGCAGGCCACCCAGACCCCCGACCTGGCCTGCCGGTGGAACTGCAAGGCCGGCAAGTGCGGCTCCTGCTCGATGGAGATCAACGGCATGCCCCGGCTGGGCTGCATGACCCGGATGTCCACGTTCACCCCGGACGAGACCATCACGATCACCCCGCTGCGGACCTTCCCGGTGATCCGCGACCTGGTCACCGACGTCTCCTTCAACTACGAGAAGGCGCGCGAGACCCCCGCGTTCGCGCCGCCCGCCGGGGTCGCCCCGGGGCAGTACCGGATGCAGCAGATCGACGTCGAGCGGAGCCAGGAGTTCCGCAAGTGCATCGAGTGCTTCCTCTGCCAGAACACCTGCCACGTGGTCCGCGACCACGAGGAGAACAAGGAGTCGTTCTCCGGCCCGCGCTTCTTCATCCGCGCCGCCGAGCTCGACATGCACCCGCTGGACGCCCGCGACGACCGCAAGCAGTACGCCCAGCAGAGCCAGGGCCTGGGCTTCTGCAACATCACCAAGTGCTGCACCGAGGTCTGCCCGGAGCACATCAAGATCACCGACAACGCCATCATCCCGATGAAGGAGCGCGTCGTGGATCGTCGTTACGACCCGCTGGTCCGGCTCGGCCGCAAGATCTTCCGCCGCGATCAGCTGGAGGCGGGCGCCACCGAGGTGCCGGCTCAGCGGATCACCGGGGAGACCCCGTTCGGCCAGCGTCTGCCCGAGGGGCCGCCGGTCGGCCCGGACGGGCGGCTCGACGTCGCCGAACTGGCGGCGCCGATCCAGGGTGGCCTGTCACCGTTCGGCGAGGACACGACGTTTCCGCTGCCCCCGGAGCGGGTCGCCTACCACCACCCGGAGCCGGACCCGACCCTGCCGCCCGAGGCGCCGGCCCATCCGTGAGGGCGACGGCCTAGGGTCGTCGCATGCCTTCGCTCGTCACCCCCGCGCTCGCGACCGGCACGCTGGCCGCCTCGACCCAGCCGGAGATTCCCGGCGACGACCTGCTGCTGCGACCGTGGCGGGCGGCGGACCGGGCGGCGGTGGTGACCGGCTTCGCCGATCCGGCGATCCAGCGCTGGCACTGCCGGGTGCTGGACGACGACGAGGCGGCGGCCTGGATCGCCGACTGGCCGCACCGCTGGCGGAGCGAGTCCGGCGCGAGCTGGGCCGTGGTCGCGGCGGGTGAGGTGGCCGGGCAGATCGGTCTCCGGCGGATCGACCTGGCCGAGGGCGCGGCCCACCTCTCCTACTGGGTGCTGCCCGGGTTCCGCGGGCGCCGGATCGCCCCGCGCGCGCTGACCGCGCTGACCACCTGGGCGTTCACCGGGCTGGGCCTGCACCGGCTGGAGCTGTGTCACTCGACCGCGAACCCCGCCTCGTGCCGGGTCGCCGAGCAGGCCGGTTACCCGGCCGAGGGCACCCGGCGGTCCGAGGCCCGGCACGCCGACGGCTGGCACGACATGCACCAGCACGCGCGCCTCGCCACCGACTGATCAGGCCGGGTCGGCGGGGGCGGCGGTGGACGGCGTCAGGAAGAGCTGGGTGATGGCCACGTCGTGCCACGCGTCGTGCTTCCAGCCGATCCGGGCGTGGGTGCCGACCGGCTCGAAGCCCAGGGCCCGGTGCAGGCCCATGCTCGCGTCGTTCGGCAGGGTGGTCTTCGCGACCGCGACCCGATAGCCACGGGCGATCAGCCGCGGCAGCAGCACCTGGTAGAGGGCCCGGCCGGCGCCGGTGCGGCGGCGGTCCGCCGCCAGGTAGACGCTTACCTCGCAGGACCAGCGATAGGCCGCGCGGGCGGCGAACGGCCGAGCATACGCATAGCCGATGACCTGGCCGTCCAGCTCGGCGACCAGCCAGGCGTGGGTGGCGGCGGACTCGGCGATCCGGGCGGCCATCTCGGCCGGCGTCGGCGGGTCGGTCTCGAAGGTGATCGCGGTGTCCAGCACATACGGCCGGTAGATGGCGGCACAGGCCGCCGCGTCGGCGGCGGTGGCATCCCGGATGAGCAGCGACATGCGCACCACGGTACGGCGCGGCGACGGTCCGTCCCGCCGGTCGGCGGCGGGGCGCGCCGACCTGACCGGGCTCGGGCGGGCGTGCTTCACGACGTACAAAATCAGGCGGCTTTTTGGGGTTGGGCTTCTTTGGCGAGCCAGAGGGCCAGGCCGTCGAGCAGGCGCTCCAGGCCGAAGGCGAACGTGGTTGCCATCATGTTGTCCGGGTCGGGGCCGGCGACGCCGTTGGCGCGGCGCCACGCGTCGTAGTGCGGATAGTCGCCGGCCATCCGGTCGACCAGCGGGGCGATCCGGTCGACCATCTCGGCGGGGCTCACACCCGCGCCGGCCAGCGCGGACTCGGTGGTGGCCGAGCCGATCGCATGCGAGTGCAGCAGGGAGCCCGCGTAGGAGACCGCCATGCCGGCGAAGCCCGCGGCGGTGAGCAGCGCGACCGTCCGGTCACCCAGGCGCATCGCGTTCGGCCCCAGGGTGGGACGGACGCC encodes:
- a CDS encoding TldD/PmbA family protein, coding for MSTEIELAAKVVELVRELAGRSAEAEVNVRHQALALTRFANSAIHQNVAEATTGVRLRLHLDGRTATGSTTLTGVDGLRSLVERTVAAARVTPPDPGWAGLTRPAALHISAAHPGSGEHSGLAFGFDEATARATPGERAERVRAFVDAAGGLETAGYCKTEYLSAAFANTAGQAVEGRTAEAAMDGIARNNGADGVARLLASRLSDLDGAALGARAAAKARAAADPIELPPGHYEVVLEPTAVADLLQNFSIFGFNGKSWTQKQSFAELGKEQFDPSVTIVDDPLGSRGEPAPGLPFDDEGTPARSLVLVREGITRAVTHDRTSAAEAGATESTGHASPASRSWGPFPGHLRLEAGPAGGTADGPAAVAGSARPFVARMRRGLLVTDLWYTRVLDPKTLVVTGLTRNGVWLVEDGEITRPVGNLRFTQSYPQALGPGQVLGIGAESVLLPDSWGGARYAAPALHLASWNITGNASG
- a CDS encoding fumarate reductase/succinate dehydrogenase flavoprotein subunit, which produces MTTLERHLYDVVVIGAGGAGLRAAIEARLAGKKTAIISKSLFGKAHTVMAEGGAAAAMGNANSRDNWMVHFRDTMRGGKFLNNFRMAELHAKEAPERIWELETYGALFDRTKDGKISQRNFGGHEYPRLAHVGDRTGLELIRTLQQKIVSLQQEDFAETGSYDSRIRVFQETTITELMLDGDRVAGAFGYYRDSGDFLLFEAPAVVLATGGVGRSYKVTSNSWEYTGDGHALALRAGATLINMEFLQFHPTGMVWPPSVKGILVTESVRGDGGVLRNSENKRFMFDYVPDVFRKQYAETEEEADRWYEDPDNNRRPPELLPRDEVARAINNEVKSGRGSPAGGVFLDIASRLPAEQIVRRLPSMHHQFKELADVDITKEPMEVGPTCHYVMGGVEVDPDSGAAFGSVQGLFAAGEVSGGMHGSNRLGGNSLSDLLVFGKRAGEHAAAYVDALAKRPKPDRVDVAAATEVALAPLARTEGENPYTLQQDLQAVMGDLVGIIRREGELSDALKRLHELRVRVANVAVGGGRLYNPGWHLALDLRNMLVVSECTAKAALEREESRGGHTREDFPKMSPEWRRLNLVCSLDEAGEVHLERKPVPAMRPELIDLFDRSELTKYMTDEELGAE
- a CDS encoding GNAT family N-acetyltransferase yields the protein MSLLIRDATAADAAACAAIYRPYVLDTAITFETDPPTPAEMAARIAESAATHAWLVAELDGQVIGYAYARPFAARAAYRWSCEVSVYLAADRRRTGAGRALYQVLLPRLIARGYRVAVAKTTLPNDASMGLHRALGFEPVGTHARIGWKHDAWHDVAITQLFLTPSTAAPADPA
- a CDS encoding succinate dehydrogenase/fumarate reductase iron-sulfur subunit, with protein sequence MKRHFRVWRGDSSGGDLENFDVEVNEGEVVLDIIHRLQATQTPDLACRWNCKAGKCGSCSMEINGMPRLGCMTRMSTFTPDETITITPLRTFPVIRDLVTDVSFNYEKARETPAFAPPAGVAPGQYRMQQIDVERSQEFRKCIECFLCQNTCHVVRDHEENKESFSGPRFFIRAAELDMHPLDARDDRKQYAQQSQGLGFCNITKCCTEVCPEHIKITDNAIIPMKERVVDRRYDPLVRLGRKIFRRDQLEAGATEVPAQRITGETPFGQRLPEGPPVGPDGRLDVAELAAPIQGGLSPFGEDTTFPLPPERVAYHHPEPDPTLPPEAPAHP
- a CDS encoding TldD/PmbA family protein, which codes for MSHFDEAGAAVQAALDAGARYADARVMVCRTESMTARNGAVEDLGSDESAGLGVRALVGSSWGFYAVPDLSEPAARAAGRRAAEIAAASAQVAGPPAELTTSTPVTASWASDCKVDPLTVPLADKGDLLVRATAAAKAAGADQAEASYAIWDTHKWFVSSEGHRVDQHIRECGGGVSAIAIGDGEVQRRSLPGQYGTRGWELIDELDLVGNAPRLAEEARELLTAPLCPAGETTLILGGSQLALQIHESVGHAIELDRILGWEAAFAGTSWLDLTRLGSLRYGSDLMNITIDPTFPGALGSFGFDDEGTPAVKRHAVRDGIWVGVLAGRDSAAVAGLDYAGSVRSDGWSRLPMVRMTNVGLEPGPHTLDEIIAATDDGVFMDVNRSWSIDDRRLNFQFGCEIGYEIKNGRRGRMLRNPTYTGIGPKFWQSMDMLSAETVAWGTPNCGKGQPGQIGHTGHPAAPARFTGVRVGVRG
- a CDS encoding GNAT family N-acetyltransferase, which encodes MPSLVTPALATGTLAASTQPEIPGDDLLLRPWRAADRAAVVTGFADPAIQRWHCRVLDDDEAAAWIADWPHRWRSESGASWAVVAAGEVAGQIGLRRIDLAEGAAHLSYWVLPGFRGRRIAPRALTALTTWAFTGLGLHRLELCHSTANPASCRVAEQAGYPAEGTRRSEARHADGWHDMHQHARLATD
- a CDS encoding TetR/AcrR family transcriptional regulator; this translates as MPDLNSVWAHPPRPARGDQPTLSREQIVRAAIELLDAEGPAGLSMRRLGTRLGSGTTSAYWHVANKDELLELAVDEVLGEVYVPEPGDTDWRVGASILANGMRAALLRHPWALGQLGVRPTLGPNAMRLGDRTVALLTAAGFAGMAVSYAGSLLHSHAIGSATTESALAGAGVSPAEMVDRIAPLVDRMAGDYPHYDAWRRANGVAGPDPDNMMATTFAFGLERLLDGLALWLAKEAQPQKAA